One Salvelinus fontinalis isolate EN_2023a chromosome 22, ASM2944872v1, whole genome shotgun sequence genomic window, aggagcaggaggagaatAAGAGAAGGTTGATGGTTATGAAGCTTGTGACTGCACTAAGAGAGTTACCCGAAAGTGGGCCAGATTCAATCCGATTGCCTTTAAAACGTGCATAGCGGGGGAAAACGCAACGTTTCCAAAGACCACATTCATAGTAAAccctgcatatgtcggctcaatgggAAATTCCCTTTTTAAATGTCCAGATCTTGTCATACCAAATAATTCACAAAGCAAAATAGTTGATTTTATTCCCTTCTGATGATTGAAGTTGATAATTCTCTTTATATGGGGGTAAGTTGAGTAAGTGTGGGTGGGTGGCATGTAGGCCTAATGCATTTCATGCtgtctttttttaaattaatttttttcacctttatttaaccaggtaggctagttgagaacaagttctcatttacaattgcgacctggccaagataaagcaaagcagttcgacacacacaacaacacagagttacacatggagtaaaacaaacatacagtcaataatacagtagaaaaataagtctatatacaatgtgagcaaattaggtgagataagggaggtaaaaggcaaaaaaaggccatggtggcgaagtaaatacaatatagcaagtaaaacactggaatggtagatttgcagtggaagaatgtgcaaagtagaaacaaaaataatggggtgcaaaggaggtaaataaataaatacagtaggggaagaggtagttgtttgggctaaattatagatgggctatgtacaggtgctgtgagctgctctgacagctggtgcttaaagctagtgagggagataagtgtttccagtttcagagatttttgaagttcgttccagtcattggcagcagagaactggaaggagaggcggccaaaggaggaattggctttgggggtgaccggtgaaatatacctgcttgagcatgtgctacaggtgggtgctgctatggtgaccagcgagctgagatagggggggactttacctagcaggtaACCtgaagatgacctggagccagtgggtttggcgacgagtatgaagtaagggccagccaacgagagcatacaggtcacagtggtggatagtatatggggctttggtgacaaaacggatggcactgtgatagactgcatccaatttattgagtagggtattggaggctattttgtaaatgacattgccgaagtcgaggatcggtaggatggtcagttttacgagggtatgtttggcagcatgagtgaaggatgcgttgttgcgaaataggaagccaattctagatttaactttggattggagatgtttgatatgagtctggaaggagagtttacagtctaaccagacacctaggtatttgtagttgtccacatattctaagtcagaaccgtctggagtagtgatgctggacgggcgggcaggtgtcggcagcgattggttgaagagcaatCATTTAGtgttacttgtatttaagagcagttggaggccacggaaggagagttgtatggcattgaagctcatctggaggttagttaacaccgtgtccaaagaagggccagaagtatacagaatggtgttgtctgcataaagctggatcagagaatcaccagcagcaagagcgacatcattgatgtatacagagaagagagtcggcctgagaattgaaccctgtggcactcccatagagactgccagaggcccggacaacaggccctcctatgtgacacattgaactctatcatagaagtagttggtgaaccaggcgaggcaatcatttaagaaaccaaggctatcgagtctgccgatgaggatgtggtgattgacagagtcgaaggccttggccaggtcaatgaatacggctgcacagtattgtttatcgatggcggttaaaatatcgtttaggaccttgagcgtggctgaggtgcacccatgaccagctctgataccagattgcatagcagagaaggtacggtgggattcgaaatggtcggtaatctgtttgttaacttggcttttgaagaccttagaaaggcagggtaggatagatataggtctgtagcagtttgggtctagagtgtctccccttgaagagggggatgacctcggcagctttacaatctttggggatctcagatgatacgaaagatgttgaacaggctagtaataggggttgcaacaagtGTTTGcattcggcagataattttagaaagagagggtccagattatctagcccggttgatttgtaggggtccagattttgcagctctttcagaacatcagctgactggatttgggtgaaggataaatggggaaggcttgggcgagttgctgtggggggtgcagtgctgttgaccggggtaggggtagccaggtggaaagcatggccagccgtagaaaaatgcttattgaaattctcaattatagtggatttatcggtggtgacagagtttcctatcctcagtgcagtgggcaactgggaggaggtgttcttattctccatggactttacactgtcccagaacttttttgagtttgtgttgcaggatgcaaatttctgcttgaaaaagctatccttggcttttctaactgcctgtgtatattggtttctaacttccttgaaaagttgcatatcacgggggctgttcgatgctaatgcagcacaccataggatgtttttgtgttggttaagggcagtcaggtctggagagaaccaagggctatatctgttcctggttctaaatttcttgaatggggcatgcttatttaagatggtgaggaaggcattttttaaaaataacCAGGCGTCCTCTGATGGGATGAGgttaatatccttccaggatacccgggccaggtcgattagaaaggcctgctcgctgaagtgtttcagggagcgttttgacagtgatgagtggaggtcgtttgaccgctgacccattacggatgcaggcaatgaggcagtgatcttggttgaaaacagcagcggtgtatttagagggcaggttggttaggatgatatctatgagggtgcccgtgtttatggctttggggtggtacctggtaggttcattgataatttgtgtgagattgagggcatcaagcgtagattgtaggatggctggggtgttaagcatgtcccagtttaggtcacctagcagcacgagctctgaagatagatggggggcaatcaattcacatatggtgtctggctgatacTGTCAGCAATATGTAACTAATAAAGTTGTCATTTGATTTCCACATGATCTGTTTACAATAATTAAATTGGTGGATGTCATACAAGTGGAAGTTATGAACCAAATTACAAACCATTGATGCATGACTGTTAGCAATTCAGTATTTATTCCAATCACGgaacgcgtgcacacacacacacattctccagGGATGGGTTGGTAGGCAATGGGGCCCAAGACAATGGGGACACAATTGGTTTACCGCTCATTGAAAGGTCAGAGGGCATcagatctctttctttctcccttgtctcgctctctctctctccccactcctatccccttttctccctcttCCCAGCCTGCATTTTGCTCCTGAGGATCTGTGCATTGTGAGCAATTAGCTGGCCAAATGAGGAAACATAAAGACCAGTAACAAGCAGACACAGGCCTTTTAGCTGGAAGGAACAAAAGACTGAAAATAGCTTTTCTGTCAGAGGGATTTGGGTATTTTATTATCTTCTGAGTCTTTAACAGTGACCTCAAGCTGATGCTTTATTATGAAGGAGACTCAATGACAGTGTTGCTGATTTTTCACTATAATGatcctctttgtgtgtgtgtgtatgcgttgaTGATTGGTTACTTATGGTCCTCAGGCTAGACCTGCTCTAACTGAAGCATCATCAAGGCGTTTATGACACCAATAAAAGACAATGTAACCAATTCACGTTGACCAGTCAATAATAACCACCTTGTTGGTTCCCTCTTTTGATGATGATTAACATCACAGAGATCGATGTAGAATCTGAGTAATGGCATTCCAATCTGAATGGACATTTTAATAGGTTAAACCAGGTCAAAGGTCATAGCGATCACAGGGATGATTGAACCACaatcacaaatcaaatcaaatgtatttatatagcccttcgtacatcagctgatatctcaaagtgctgtacagaaacccagcctaaaaccccaaacagcaagcaatgcagatgtagaagcacggtggctaggaaaaactccctagaaaggccaaaacctaggaagaaaacttgagaggaaccaggctatgaggggtggccagtcctcttctggctgtgccgggtggagattataacagaacatggccaagatgttaaaatgttcataaatgaccagcatggtcaaataataataatcacagtagttgtcgagggtgcagcaagtcagcacctcaggagtaaatgtcagttggcttttcatagccgatcattgagagtatctctaccgctcctgctgtctctagagagttgaaaacagcaggtctgggacatgtagcacgtccggtgaacaggtcagggttccatagccgcaggcagaacagttgaaactggagcagcagcacggccagatggactggggacagcaaggagtcatcatgccaggtagtcctgaggcatggtcctagggctcaggtcctccgagagagagaaagaaagagagaaacagagaattagagagagcatacttaaattcacacaggacaccggataagacaggagaagtactccagatataataaactgaccctagccccccgacacataaactactgcagcataaatactggaggcttcaTCCGATGAttccccccagacagggccaaacaggaaggatataaccccacccactttgccaaagcacagccccccacaccactagagggatatcttcaaccaccaacttaccatcctgagacaaggccgagtatagcccacaaagatctccaccacggcacaacccaagggggggctccaacccagacaggaagatcacgtcagtgactccagccactcaagtgacgcacctctcctagggacggcatgaaactGGTAAGGTCACGGTTAATATTAAGGTTAATCAATGTGTTAGTGAAACAAGGTGAGAgcaagggagaggagagtaggtgGAGAGGAGAGTGATAACTGACAGGTGTAGGGATTGGGTTTGCAATGTGTCTCTGTGCTGAGGTAGCTAGCTGGTACAATATCATATATCCGTAGGCAGGTATAATCCAGTTAGCCCATAATCTGGAATAGGAGGGATTAGCTTTCCATGTAGTATAAGTACATGGTAATACTGCTGCACTCccacggtctgtgtgtgtgtgtgtgtgtgtgtgtctgctggtgTGTCATCCTCTCTCATGGAGTTATGCAGGGTAAGCATTCAGGATATGCTCCTTAGTGATTTGTTGTTCCCTTGTGATTTGTTGCCATCCATGCAGTACCCTTGAGCCTAAAAACACACAACACTTCACTTATATAATAAGTCACTCCATGAATAGCAGTGGCGAACCGTGACTATAGGACCTAGGCGTTCAGAGGGATGAAAAAAGTAAGGAATCAAGAAAATAACAATGTAGCATCACGTAATGTGTCCGACATCACATCTTCTGTAGTTGGGCCATTCTATTTCTAGTGAAGGAAGAGCAATGCTTTTTGATGACATGATAAATGATTCAAACAGGCCTGGCTGTGCTTCGGGctgccacgcacacacacacacacacagaaccagcATGGACACACCGTATAAAATAATGTGACCAGCTAAACAAAACACACTGTTTACACAAACCAAGATTGGCTAACACCACTATCACACTGTCACCAATAGCGACAAGAACCGTGTCACATCAAAGGTGACgggctcatggtgctgaaaggactgCGACCGTAATATCTGTGTTCTCCATGGCACTGAAGGAGAGACAGTTTTGTTAAAACACATAGACACAGCTGATTTTTATCACGTTCATCCCACTAACCAGTGATCTAAAGTTTAAATGTAAGTGTTTCAGTCATTATTTTTAgagagctagctaacagcaagggAGCTGTAACAACAACAGTGTTTCAGTCATTATTTTTAGAGAGCTCGCTAACAACAACAGTGTCACTCACCAGATGATGATCATGTGATTGAGAAGGCCTAGACAATACACCTCTTCCCTTTCCCTCCTTTTTTAAAAAACAGTCCTACCCGTTGCAAGTCAAAATGTAATTGGTTCATTCTACTGTCACTCAAATTCTGCTTTAATACAGTTGAATGGCAGAGCCCTTCTATCCAGCTTCTGAAGGCCTATTCAATGGCTGGCTGAGTTAGCTAGATTTTTATACCCAGAGACCATAAAATAAAATCCTGATTAGATATTTGTTTCTCTTTAGTATTAACCCTTCTCTTGTTAACACAAACTAAAAAGTTAAATCAGAAGATCATTCAAATGATTGTAAAGATGAAATGAAATAGAAATGAAAATCGAAATGTATGTACATTTTTATGAATCCTTAGACCTGGATAGTACGAAGTGTGCTAGTGTAAGATATAGCTGAAGCTACTTTTAGATATGGGCATGTATCCAATGAGCACACGTCTCTTCTAAGTGCTAGGTTAGTGAGAACTGGAGTACAGCTGGCATACAGCTCACCATGCCTTCTTCTgcctcacactcactctctcgctcgctgacactcttctctttctacattctcctccctctccctcttatgctttctctctctctgtgtgtgtgtgcgcaacaaGAGAGGTAGTGGTGTCAGGGTATCTATCCTCTTGTCATACAATACTTCCCTCTGACTGTCTGGGACATCTCGTCTATCCACATTGCTACCAGCGTCTGTCCAATCCCTGCAGCCGTCTGTGATAGTTCCTGTTGTTTTGCGTGTGATGCCCAGCTGCCGCCtgagtaaaaaaaataatcagGAACTGCCGTCGGAGATGAGGGAGGATGGGTGGGGGGAGAGGGGCTGTGTGATGTTATGGGGGGGAGAGGGGTTGTGTGATGTTATGGGGGGGAGAGGGGCTGTGTGATGGGGGAGCGAGGGGCTGtgtgatgggggagagaggggctgtgatgggggagagaggggcagggggagaaggtagggaggagtgagggatgaGGAAGCCCTGGCAGAAAAAAAAGACTGTCTTTGTGATAGTAATATATTACATCATCAGGCCTGTTTCTACACCATTTATACTTTTATGGTGTGTTATGCTTTTACTTCCCACTATGGTGCTAGAGTGAGGACAGGTCATAAACATTGATAGAGCACAGTACTTCTTTGTTACTGGATAGGGAACCAGTGGTTCCACAAGCCTGGGTTATACATGGGTGTCGCTGGTGGTGCTCTTAACATATCCAGATGCGGTCTGTAGCTTAGATACTTACtgtgggaagagaggggagaaaatCACTATTTTAGCCAACCAAAAGAGGACTAGGAGAGAGTGCCATGTGGAACGTCTGTCTCAACCACCTATAGCAATGGGTTGATTTGACCCACAAACATGGATCTCTCCTAACCACTAAGTCATGTTGTGCAACAACAGCCTAGAGCGTGACCACGACTAGAACTATTTACTACTGCCAAGCTGTCTGTCTCCTGGAGGCACACCTTCTCTCTCCAGCtcattcgtctctctctctctttcagcttgTTTACCATAATTCCTCACCGTGTCCAAAATGAGCAAGACAGAAAATACACAGGCCTACCTCTTTACTACGGACTACATTTTAAAATGAATGGCTTTAGTGATACACTCACTCGCATTGCATTAATgcctcccctctcactctctttctactGCTttgcccccctctctccccatcgctCTCTTTCTAAAATAGGATTTGATTATTTGTCCTCTCCACTATGTGTCGGAGGAGGCAACGTAACAATGAGACTCGGCAGCAGCCAGCTGCTCTCTAGTCTACACTGTAGTTCTCATGTACTACAGGGAGGGCAATctgccgtgtctgtgtgtgtgtgtgtgtgtgtgtgtgtgtgtgtgtgtgtgtgtgtgtgtgactagatAACTGCATAGAGATGCCACGGGCATGTATCTGGTAATAAGGAGTTATACAGAATAGTTTGGTTGATAATAAGAGAGAGATCATTCAAGCTtcttctctctttatctttcaCAACACACACTGCAGAATCAGGAATTGAGTTACAGAATTAAAATGTAATGTCCTGATTTCTAAATACGTTCTGTATATTGAATTTCTTTCTTCTGTGCCCATGCAGTGCGGGTCCAAAAGGAGACAACATCTATGAGTGGAGATCCACCATCCTGGGACCACCAGGCTCTGTGTACGAGGGAGGGGTCTTCTTCCTAGATATCGCCTTTACACCAGACTACCCCTTCAAACCACCCAAGGTAAAcacatatgcatgcacacacacacacacacacacacacacacacacacacacacacacacacacacacacacacacaggtatgtaTGCTAGACTAGTGCTTGCTCAGGAGCCCATGTTGACTAATTCTGTTTTATTTTTGATTTGGGCCTTGGGTTAGGCTTTGAGGGCGTGAAATACTAAACATCTGCACGACACCGGCTACTTTAGAGACAAACATTAACAGTGCATCAATTGCTCCTCTGAAACACAAATAgataagtacagttgaagtcggaagtttacatacaccatagccaaatacatttaaactcagtttttcacaattcctgacatttaatcagagtaaaaattccctgtcttaggtcagttaggatcactactttattttaagaatgtaaaatgtcagaataatagtagagagaatgatttatttcagcgtttctttctttcatcacattcccagtgggtcagaagtttacatacactcaattagtatttggtagcattgtctttaaattgtttaacttgggtcaaacgttttgggtagccttccacaagcttcccacaataagttgggtgaattcctcctgacagagctggtgcaactgagtcaggtttgtaggcctccttgcttgcacatgctttttcagttctgcctacacattttctatatgattgaggtcaaggctttgtgatggccactcaaatactttgactttgttgtccttaagccattttgccacaactttggaagtatgcttggggtcattgtccatttggaaaacccatttgtgaccaagcttgaacttcctgactgatgtcttgagatgttgcttcaatatatccacataattttccgtcctcatgatgccatctgttttgtgaagtgcacaagtccctcctgcagcaaagcacccccacaacatgatgctgccacccccgtgcttcacggttgtgatggtgtttttcggcttgcaagcctctgcctttttcctccaaacataatgatggtcattatcgccaaacagttctatttttgtttcatcagaccagaggacatttctccaaaaagtacgatctttgtccccatgtgcagttgcaaaccgtagtctggcttttttatggtggttttggagcagtggcttcttccttgctgagcagcctttcaggttatgttgctataggactctttttactgtggatatagatacttttgcacctgtttcctccatcttcacaaggtcctttgctgctgttctgggattgatttgcacttttcgcaccaaagtacgttcatctctaggagacagaacacgtctccttcctgagaggtatgatggctgtgttgtcccatgctgtttatacttgcgtactattgtttgtacagatgaatgtggtaccttcaggcatttggaaattgctcccaatgatgaaccagacttgtggaggtctgcaaatttttttctgaggtcttggctgatttcttttgattttcccatgatgtcaagcaaagcggcactgagtttgaaggtcggccttgaaatacatccacaggtacacctccaattgactcaagttatgtcaattagcctatcagaagcttctaaagccatgacataattttctggaattttccaagctgtttgtaGTGGTCCTATGTGTAGCTGGTTtagggagtcaggcgcaggacagcagatatgagtaataaaagtactttactcaaaaaatacaaataaacaagGCAACAATGATAGCCCACAAACACGGAACACCGAATTACAATAAACAATCATTCACGAAcacatggggaacagagggttaaataataaacaagtgAGTGAAGCCAGGTGTCATAAGACAGAactaatggaaaatgaaaagtggatcggcgttGGCTAGAAGGCAGGGGACGTCGACTGCCGAacaccgcccaaacaaggagagggaccgacttcggcggaagtcgtgacagtacccccccttgaCACGCGGCTCCAGCAGCTCGCCGACACCGACCTCGGAGACGACCCGGAGGAcaaggcgcagggcgatccggatggagatgGTGGAAATCCCGCAGCAACGaagggtccaggatgtcctccaccggcaaacagcatctctcctccggaccgtacccctcccactccacgaggtactgaaggccccttgcCCAACGCCTCGAGTCCAGGATGGCTCGAACAGCATATGCCGGGGCCCCAttgatgtccagagggggcggaggaacctcccgcacctcagcttCCTGgaggggaccagccaccaccagcctgaggagagacacatggaacgagggattaatacAATAATCTGgaggaagctgtaacctgtagcatacctcgttcagtctcctcaggactttaacctgtctgggatagggggcagcattgggaagtttggatgaaaagcgtgcccagagtaaactgcctgttactcaggcccagaagctaggatatgcatataattagtagatttggatagaaaacactctagttaacaaaactgttaaaataatgtctgtgagtataacagaactcatatggcaggcgaaaacctgagagaaatccaaccaggaagtgggaattctgaggtttgtagtttaaGTGAATGCCTATCCAATATCCAGTGTCTATGGagtcagattgcacttcctaaggcttccagtagaagtcaacagtctttagaagttgtttcaggcttctattgTGAAAGGGAAGAGAATAAGACCACTCAGAGTAAGTGGCTCAGCTGAAAGCCATGTGTTGTTTATCGCGCGTGGCCATGAGCGCGTCGTTGGTTCTTTCTTTTCTATTGTCAACGctgttgtccggttgaaataataTTTATGATAAAAAGATCCTAAGGATTGATTAtagacatcgtttgacatgtttctatgaactttaacttctacttggtactcatcccggatccgggagcatcctcatcagtaaaaagctgactagcacagcctagcatagcgccacaagtaaatactagcatataaatatcatgaaatcacaagtccaagacaccaaatgaaagatacacatcttgtgaatccagccatcatttccgattttttttaaaatgttttacagcgagaacactatgtatttctattagctaaccaataataattacagagagcaacgtgaaatacctaaatactcatcataaaacatttatgaaaaatacatggtgtacagcaaatgaaggataaatatcttgtgaatccagccaatatttcagattttttaagtgttttacagcaaaaacacaatatagcattatattagcttaccacaatagccaaacacacaaccgcattcattcaccgcaaaggtagcgatcgcaaaagaAAACaccaaaagatataaaattattcactaaccttgaccaacttcatcagatgacagtcctataacatcaggttaaacaatacacttatgttttgttcgaaaatgtgcatagtttgagctgaa contains:
- the LOC129820054 gene encoding uncharacterized protein LOC129820054; the protein is MGQRSNDLHSSLSKRSLKHFSEQAFLIDLARVSWKDINLIPSEDAWLFLKNAFLTILNKHAPFKKFRTRNRYSPWFSPDLTALNQHKNILWCAALASNSPRDMQLFKEVRNQYTQAVRKAKDSFFKQKFASCNTNSKKFWDSVKSMENKNTSSQLPTALRIGNSVTTDKSTIIENFNKHFSTAGHAFHLATPTPVNSTAPPTATRPSLPHLSFTQIQSADVLKELQNLDPYKSTGLDNLDPLFLKLSAECKHLLQPLLLACSTSFVSSEIPKDCKAAEVIPLFKGRHSRPKLLQTYIYPTLPF